The Salegentibacter mishustinae genomic interval ACGTCCCTGCTTACCTTTAAGAGAATCTGAAAGCGATTTTAACGGACGGTTAGAGTCTGTTTTTACCGCTGAAGATTTTCTTGTGTTGTCAAACAATGAATCTACTGATTCCTGAAGCATACGTTTTTCGTTACGTAAAATAACTTCAGGAGCTTTGATCTCCATTAATCTTTTTAGACGGTTGTTACGAATAATTACCCTTCTATAAAGATCATTTAAATCTGAAGTCGCGAAACGTCCACCATCAAGAGGTACAAGAGGTCGTAATTCTGGTGGAATTACAGGAACCACTTTCATAATCATCCATTCCGGAAGATTTTCGCGATTGTTATTGGCATCACGGAAAGCTTCTACAACCTGAAGACGCTTAAGTGCTTCAGTTTTACGTTGTTTTGAAGTTTCGTTATTTGCCTTGTGTCTTAACTCGTAAGAAAGTTCGTTAAGATCTATTCTTCTTAGTATTTCAATAAGACATTCTGCTCCCATTTTAGCGATAAACTTATTTGGGTCGCTGTCTTCTAAATACATATTTTCCTGCGGAAGGCTATCTAAAACGTTTAGATACTCTTCTTCAGTAAGGAAATCCATTTTCTTTAATGGTTCACCTTCTTCGTTTTTAGCAATACCGGCTTGAATTACTACGTAACGCTCGTAGTAAATGATCATATCTAATTTCTTAGATGGAAGACCAAGCAAGTATCCAATTTTATTAGGTAAAGAACGGAAATACCAGATATGTGCTACAGGAACTACCAAATTAATGTGCCCAACACGGTCTCTACGTACTTGTTTTTCGGTTACTTCTACCCCACAACGGTCACAAACAATTCCTTTGTAACGTATTCTTTTATATTTACCGCAGGCACATTCGTAATCCTTTACAGGACCAAAAATACGCTCACAAAACAAACCGTCACGTTCGGGTTTGTGCGTACGATAATTGATAGTTTCCGGTTTTAGAACTTCACCACGAGATTCTGCGAGGATAGATTCCGGGGAAGCCAAACCGATAGAGATTTTATCAAATCTCTTTACTGTATTCTTATCATTATTTCTAGCCATAATAACTCTGCTGCTATAATTATTGTGAAAAATCTGTTTTTGGGGCGTCGAAACGCCCCTTTAAAACAGTATTTTATTCTTCTAATTTAATATCCAAACCAAGACCTTTCAATTCGTGCATAAGTACGTTGAAAGATTCCGGCAGGCCGGGTTCTGGCATAGGCTCTCCTTTTACGATAGACTCGTAAGTTTTAGCCCTTCCTATCACGTCATCTGACTTTACTGTTAAGATTTCACGCAGGGTGCTTGATGCTCCATAAGCTTCAAGTGCCCAAACCTCCATCTCACCAAAACGCTGTCCACCAAATTGTGCTTTACCACCAAGTGGTTGCTGTGTAATAAGCGAGTATGGTCCAATAGATCTGGCGTGCATCTTATCTTCAATCATATGTCCTAGTTTCAACATATAGATTACCCCTACAGTTGCAGGTTGGTCAAAACGATCTCCTGTTCCACCATCGTAAAGATAGGTATGTCCATATCTTGGAATTCCGGCTTCGTCTGTAAGCTCGTTAATCTGGTCTATGGTAGCTCCATCAAAAATTGGAGTTGCATATTTCTTTCCAAGCTTTTGTCCTGCCCATCCAAGTACAGTTTCGTAGATCTGACCAATGTTCATACGTGAAGGTACCCCAAGTGGGTTCAACACAATATCAACCGGTGTACCATCATCAAGGAATGGCATATCCTCCTGGCGAACTATTCTAGCAACAATACCTTTGTTACCGTGACGTCCCGCCATTTTATCACCTACTTTTAGTTTACGTTTCTTAGCGATGTAAACCTTAGCAAGCTTGAGGATACCGGAAGGAAGCTCATCTCCCACAGAGATTGTAAACTTCTCTCTTCTTAGGTTACCCTGAAGATCGTTTTCCTTGATCTTATAGTTGTGAATAAGATCTGCTACTAAAGTGTTCAAATGATCATCTGTAGTCCAGGTACCGTGAGTTAAGTGAGTATAATCGTCTACAGAGTTAAGCATTTTCAACGTATACTTCTTACCTTTTGGCATTACCTCTTCTCCAAGATCATTCTGAACTCCCTGAGCAGTTTTTCCGCCGATAATAGCGAATAACTTATCTACAAGTTCAGCCTTTAAATTGGCGAATTTAGCATCGTACTTTTTCTCAAGCGCTGCAACATCTTCCTTATCCTGAGCTCTTTTACGCTTATCTTTAATGGCACGAGCAAAGAGTTTCTTCTCTATTACCACACCATTTAAAGATGGAGAAGCTTTAAGCGATGCATCTTTAACATCACCGGCTTTATCTCCAAAGATAGCACGAAGTAATTTTTCTTCTGGTGTTGGGTCACTTTCACCTTTTGGAGTAATCTTACCAATAAGAATATCTCCAGGTTTAACCTCTGCACCAATTCTAATCATCCCGTGCTCATCAAGATCTTTAGTAGCCTCTTCTGAAACGTTAGGAATATCATTAGTTAATTCTTCGTTACCTAATTTAGTATCACGAACTTCAAGAGAATACTCATCTACGTGAATAGAAGTAAAGATATCTTCTCTAACCACTTTTTCTGAGATTACAATCGCATCCTCAAAGTTGTAACCTTTCCAGGGCATAAAGGCAACTTTCATATTTCTACCTAGTGCAAGTTCCCCAGCTTCGGTAGCGTAACCCTGACATAAAACCTGACCTTTAGTTACTCTATCTCCAACCCTAACAATAGGCTTAAGGTTAATAGAAGAACCCTGGTTAGTTTTACGGAATTTTATAAGATCATAGCTCTTTGAATCACTATCAAAGCTTACCATTCTATCTTCTTCAGTTCTATCATACTTAATGATGATCTTTCTGGCATCTACATATTCTACTTCTCCTTCTCCTTCAGCATTAATCAATACTCGAGAATCTGTAGCTACCTGGCGCTCAAGACCGGTTCCTACAATTGGAGAATCTGCCTGAAGCAATGGTAGTGCCTGGCGCATCATGTTAGATCCCATCAACGCACGGTTCGCATCATCGTGCTCCAGGAACGGAATTAACGAAGCCGAAATAGATGAAATCTGGTTT includes:
- the rpoB gene encoding DNA-directed RNA polymerase subunit beta, with protein sequence MLAKQTERVSFSSVKNRPDYPDFLDIQIKSFQDFFQLETKSEERGNEGLYNTFLENFPITDTRNQFVLEFLDYFVDPPRYSIQECIERGLTYSVPLKARLKLYCTDPEHEDFETIVQDVYLGTIPYMTPSGTFCINGAERVVVSQLHRSPGVFFGQSFHANGTKLYSARVIPFKGSWIEFATDINSVMYAYIDRKKKLPVTTLFRAIGFERDKDILEIFDLAEEVKVSKTGLKKVLGRKLAARVLNTWYEDFVDEDTGEVVSIERNEIVLDRDTELEKEHIEEILETGSKTILLHKEDNQTGDYAIIHNTLQKDPTNSEKEAVEHIYRQLRNAEPPDEETARGIIDKLFFSDQRYSLGEVGRYRMNKKLGLDVAMDKQVLTKEDIITIIKYLIELINSKAEIDDIDHLSNRRVRTVGEQLSQQFGVGLARMARTIRERMNVRDNEVFTPIDLINAKTLSSVINSFFGTNQLSQFMDQTNPLAEITHKRRLSALGPGGLSRERAGFEVRDVHYTHYGRLCPIETPEGPNIGLISSLSVYAKVNGMGFIETPYRKVENGKLNLSEEAIYLSAEEEEDKKIAQANIPLTDDGTIDSDRVIARMEGDFPVVDPKEIHYTDVAPNQISSISASLIPFLEHDDANRALMGSNMMRQALPLLQADSPIVGTGLERQVATDSRVLINAEGEGEVEYVDARKIIIKYDRTEEDRMVSFDSDSKSYDLIKFRKTNQGSSINLKPIVRVGDRVTKGQVLCQGYATEAGELALGRNMKVAFMPWKGYNFEDAIVISEKVVREDIFTSIHVDEYSLEVRDTKLGNEELTNDIPNVSEEATKDLDEHGMIRIGAEVKPGDILIGKITPKGESDPTPEEKLLRAIFGDKAGDVKDASLKASPSLNGVVIEKKLFARAIKDKRKRAQDKEDVAALEKKYDAKFANLKAELVDKLFAIIGGKTAQGVQNDLGEEVMPKGKKYTLKMLNSVDDYTHLTHGTWTTDDHLNTLVADLIHNYKIKENDLQGNLRREKFTISVGDELPSGILKLAKVYIAKKRKLKVGDKMAGRHGNKGIVARIVRQEDMPFLDDGTPVDIVLNPLGVPSRMNIGQIYETVLGWAGQKLGKKYATPIFDGATIDQINELTDEAGIPRYGHTYLYDGGTGDRFDQPATVGVIYMLKLGHMIEDKMHARSIGPYSLITQQPLGGKAQFGGQRFGEMEVWALEAYGASSTLREILTVKSDDVIGRAKTYESIVKGEPMPEPGLPESFNVLMHELKGLGLDIKLEE